The following coding sequences lie in one Arachis hypogaea cultivar Tifrunner chromosome 4, arahy.Tifrunner.gnm2.J5K5, whole genome shotgun sequence genomic window:
- the LOC112797890 gene encoding receptor-like protein kinase FERONIA: protein MGYPRNIVVIRYKPPIISFSLLLLLPFLLHSPVVPAQGASSYHPEDDFAVNCGSKETTVYADRKWVGDDDSKLFSTIEQPQTKQPSLITETPYPLSADSFVFSSARIFLSNFTYSFPLKTNGPKFVRLHFYPTNYLNFEPYNSLFSVTAGNFTLLKGFNASRWLANDEMTFFIEYCVNVETGKRLDLTFIPNKSYYAFINGIEVVSMPPYLYYTDPSKSSGFEFVGHGISIYQLESEKALQTLYRINVGEKQIPPQQDTGMYRSWEPDADYIEKQYPSSISMGYPPLKFNGNITPDYTAPDLVYLSARSYGMRETKNYNVTWRFEVDSQFTYMVSLHFCEFAKEIQHYTDRTFQIFIAELLAEDRADVINWSGGNHVPVRRDYAVQLLPDDLGQSSKKVNISIKLQRLPDAELTNYHDVILNGIEIFKISDATNNLAGPNPEHVRTSTQESPQLPQSSKHSKKKIITVVVAVIAVSCLVLASVIGIILFSWRRRSFDYRGGTTKKEGSSSLPSHLCRYFTIAEIRAATNNFDDVFIVGVGGFGNVYKGYIDGGATPVAIKRLKPGSQQGINEFLNEIDMLSQLRHLHLVSLIGYCNDGVEMILVYDFMQRGTLREYLYGSDNKPLPWKQRLEILLGAARGLHYLHAGAKHNIIHRDVKSTNILLDEKWVAKVSDFGLSKVGPTGTSQTHVSTMVKGSLGYLDPEYYKRQRLTLKSDVYSFGVVLLEVLCARPPLIRNVDKHKASLVDWVRKLNDQDKLDQTVDIFLKGSITPECLKWYGQLAMSCLHDDGNQRPSMNDVVGALEFAMQLAEGDKDNSFGGAQDKEKGEESPLIPQFTSDEGSDVLFTSDESGTKDSKVTTISSSSEERAMISGLVFSEIGDPRAR from the coding sequence ATGGGGTACCCAAGAAACATAGTAGTCATAAGATATAAACCACCAATCATTAGCTTTTCCCTCCTACTCCTCCTACCGTTTCTGCTGCATTCACCAGTGGTTCCTGCGCAGggtgcatcatcataccatcctGAGGATGATTTTGCTGTCAACTGTGGCTCAAAAGAAACTACAGTCTACGCTGATCGGAAATGGGTAGGAGACGATGACTCCAAACTATTTTCTACCATTGAGCAGCCACAAACTAAGCAACCATCTCTCATAACTGAAACTCCATATCCTCTTTCAGCTGATTCATTTGTGTTTAGCTCTGCACGCATTTTCCTTTCCAATTTCACATACTCCTTTCCTCTCAAAACTAATGGCCCCAAGTTCGTTCGGCTTCACTTTTATCCAACAAATTATCTCAACTTTGAACCCTACAACTCCCTTTTTTCCGTTACAGCGGGCAATTTCACCCTTCTCAAGGGTTTCAATGCTTCACGTTGGCTCGCCAATGACGAAATGACCTTTTTCATAGAATACTGTGTCAACGTGGAAACAGGAAAGAGGCTTGACCTGACCTTCATTCCCAACAAATCTTATTATGCTTTCATCAACGGGATTGAGGTGGTCTCCATGCCTCCCTACCTCTATTACACGGACCCCAGCAAGTCCTCCGGGTTTGAGTTTGTAGGCCATGGCATCAGCATATACCAACTTGAAAGTGAAAAAGCTCTGCAAACACTTTACAGAATCAACGTTGGTGAAAAACAGATTCCACCACAGCAAGATACTGGTATGTACAGGTCTTGGGAACCGGATGCCGATTACATTGAGAAGCAGTATCCGTCGAGTATTTCAATGGGCTATCCACCACTGAAATTCAACGGTAATATTACTCCAGATTACACTGCACCTGACCTTGTTTACTTGAGTGCCCGAAGCTACGGGATGCGCGAGACCAAGAATTATAATGTGACTTGGCGGTTTGAAGTGGATTCACAGTTTACTTACATGGTCAGCTTACATTTTTGTGAGTTTGCGAAAGAAATCCAACACTATACCGACAGAACTTTTCAGATATTTATAGCAGAGCTTTTGGCTGAGGATCGCGCCGATGTGATTAACTGGAGTGGTGGTAATCACGTTCCTGTTCGAAGGGATTATGCTGTTCAGCTTCTCCCTGATGACCTAGGGCAAAGTTCTAAGAAAGTCAACATTTCCATCAAGCTTCAACGACTGCCAGATGCCGAGTTAACCAACTACCATGATGTCATATTGAATGGCATCGAGATCTTCAAAATCAGTGATGCTACCAACAATCTTGCAGGACCCAATCCAGAACATGTTCGAACCTCCACACAAGAATCACCGCAGTTGCCACAATCATCCAAACACTCAAAGAAAAAGATAATCACTGTTGTCGTTGCTGTTATTGCAGTTTCATGCCTCGTGCTGGCATCTGTTATTGGAATCATCCTTTTCAGTTGGAGAAGGAGGAGTTTTGATTATAGGGGAGGAACCACAAAAAAGGAAGGTTCTTCATCGCTGCCATCACACTTATGCCGCTACTTTACAATTGCAGAGATAAGAGCTGCCACAAACAACTTCGACGATGTGTTCATCGTCGGAGTTGGAGGGTTCGGCAACGTTTACAAGGGATACATAGACGGCGGTGCAACCCCCGTCGCCATCAAGCGCCTCAAACCCGGTTCTCAACAAGGAATCAACGAGTTCCTTAACGAGATCGATATGCTTTCCCAGCTCCGGCACCTTCATTTGGTGTCCCTCATTGGTTACTGCAACGACGGCGTAGAGATGATCCTTGTCTACGACTTCATGCAACGTGGCACGCTCCGCGAGTATCTCTACGGTTCAGATAACAAACCTCTTCCTTGGAAGCAGAGGCTCGAGATCCTATTGGGCGCAGCAAGAGGGCTGCATTATCTCCATGCAGGTGCGAAGCACAATATCATCCACCGTGACGTCAAGAGCACAAATATCTTACTGGACGAGAAATGGGTGGCCAAGGTTTCCGACTTTGGATTATCCAAAGTAGGACCCACCGGGACTTCCCAAACCCACGTCAGCACCATGGTTAAGGGTAGCCTTGGGTATTTAGACCCTGAGTACTACAAGCGTCAACGCTTGACTTTAAAATCTGACGTGTACTCTTTCGGTGTGGTCCTTCTTGAGGTATTGTGTGCGAGGCCGCCTTTGATCCGCAACGTGGACAAGCACAAGGCCAGCTTGGTTGACTGGGTAAGAAAACTGAATGATCAGGATAAGCTCGATCAGACGGTGGATATTTTCTTGAAAGGCTCAATCACGCCAGAGTGTTTGAAATGGTACGGTCAATTGGCGATGAGTTGTTTGCATGATGATGGAAATCAACGGCCATCGATGAATGATGTGGTGGGGGCACTCGAGTTTGCAATGCAGTTGGCCGAAGGCGACAAAGATAATAGTTTTGGTGGGGCCCAAGATAAGGAAAAGGGCGAGGAGAGCCCGTTGATACCGCAGTTTACGAGTGATGAAGGGAGTGACGTACTTTTTACTAGTGATGAATCCGGGACCAAGGATAGTAAGGTCACCACGATTTCGAGTAGTAGTGAGGAGCGTGCTATGATTTCTGGTCTGGTCTTCTCTGAAattggagatccaagagcaagatAA